From the genome of Lentilactobacillus buchneri, one region includes:
- a CDS encoding ISL3 family transposase, giving the protein MSNDTTKMLLGIDDEHLIIEEGQVGDDGVIRLVGSLNYTPKACRNCGIINDHQIIGYGWRKTTIRFAKTLGSTVILCLNRRNFHCKACHTNFLAQTNAVPKHCTISNTTRKQCLEKLTEPVSLKHIADELSTSDSFVGRQLLRAERDFQTNWHYLPKVLLMDEVKSTKSATDAMSFEFMDAETHELIDLLPFRTIYQLQKYFQHYDQAARENVKIIVTDMNYTYPKLVGQIFPNAIVVIDPFHLVNALNRAFNKTRVRLMKTLATSSREYHALKRYWKLLLTPENHLNYEAFRKWTNFPYPATATDVVDALLDIDPELKQTYDVMNRLRETIKNRDWPNYNQVFHHLEGCSEEMLATLQTLATHHDEIGNTFTHHYTNGPLEGSNNKIKVIKRTGFGYQNFFRFLLRVLFAFRVHTKRALITK; this is encoded by the coding sequence ATGTCAAATGATACTACGAAAATGTTGTTAGGAATAGATGATGAACACTTAATAATTGAGGAAGGACAAGTGGGTGATGATGGAGTGATTCGATTGGTGGGGTCCCTAAACTACACCCCCAAGGCATGCCGCAATTGTGGGATTATCAATGATCACCAAATTATTGGCTATGGTTGGCGGAAGACCACCATTAGATTCGCAAAAACATTGGGCAGCACCGTTATCCTGTGTCTCAATCGGCGAAACTTTCACTGTAAGGCTTGTCATACCAATTTCCTGGCGCAGACGAATGCGGTGCCGAAACACTGCACGATTTCAAATACGACCCGCAAACAATGCTTAGAAAAACTGACCGAACCGGTTTCGCTCAAACACATTGCCGATGAGTTATCCACTTCGGATTCATTCGTTGGTCGGCAGCTCTTGCGCGCTGAACGGGACTTTCAAACCAACTGGCACTATTTACCAAAAGTTCTCCTCATGGACGAAGTTAAAAGCACTAAGAGCGCCACCGACGCGATGAGCTTTGAATTTATGGATGCGGAAACCCACGAATTGATCGACCTGTTACCCTTTAGGACCATCTATCAGCTTCAAAAGTATTTCCAGCATTACGACCAGGCTGCGCGAGAAAATGTGAAAATTATCGTCACCGATATGAACTATACCTATCCCAAATTGGTGGGGCAGATCTTTCCGAACGCCATCGTTGTCATCGATCCGTTCCACTTGGTTAACGCTTTAAATCGAGCTTTTAATAAGACGCGGGTGCGCCTCATGAAAACCCTGGCGACTTCCTCACGCGAGTATCACGCCCTAAAACGCTATTGGAAACTATTATTAACGCCGGAAAATCACCTCAACTACGAAGCTTTCCGTAAGTGGACAAACTTCCCTTATCCAGCGACTGCCACTGATGTGGTTGATGCTTTATTGGACATTGATCCCGAGCTCAAGCAAACTTACGACGTGATGAATCGGTTACGTGAAACCATCAAAAACCGTGATTGGCCCAACTATAATCAAGTATTCCATCACTTAGAGGGCTGCTCGGAAGAGATGTTGGCAACCCTCCAGACCCTAGCGACTCATCATGATGAAATTGGCAATACCTTTACTCACCATTACACCAACGGGCCCTTAGAAGGTTCAAACAACAAGATTAAAGTCATTAAACGCACTGGATTTGGTTACCAAAACTTCTTCAGATTCCTGCTAAGAGTGCTGTTCGCTTTTCGAGTTCATACAAAAAGAGCTCTAATCACCAAGTGA